CTTGGccggaggatgaagagcgaGCGGCATCACGCAAAGCTCTTTCGCCTTTTATGAATCTATGACCCAGATCCGGGAAGTTACGTGAGGGGTCAAAGGGCAACCACCTATAATCAAAACCATAAAGTCAGCTTAGCCCATCTTGAATTGCAAGGGAGGACATTACCAGAAATTGTGGAAGTGATAGGAGAATGCACCCCTAAAGAACCCATCGAACCCTAATGGCTGAGGACCAGCGGTGTCAAACTTAtcattggagaagaagacggagaatCTATATTATACTTAGCCCTCGTCTAACGTTGTAAAAGTTGCTGCGACTCACTCTGGAAAGTATGGGAAAGGCGGCCTATCTCTTTGGTATCTTTCCATGTTCAACCAAGCCGGATCAAACAATGCATCAGGCACTCTGAATAGAAGCTTGTCCAGTCCGGCATCTTTCAGGTACCTTGATACCGTCATGGGGTGGAAATCTAGTCCGTTCTCCAAAGCCGTTTTGAACAAGAAGGTACTGAGAGCGGAGCCCTTGTGGAGCTTGAGTACTGCAGTGTTGTATTTTTCGTGCCATGACCAGCGGTAAGCAAACTGGCCGCGATAGTTCCACAGTTCTTCCCAATCacgaaggaagatggtATCAGCGTCGAGATAGATACCGCCAAATCGATGAGTTACGATGAATCGTGCCATGTCGGAGAGGATGACGGACAAACGGTCATAGTCCGATTCAGAGGAGGAGCCAACTTTTTCGAAAAGACCACCCTTCTTTTTGGGAGAGGCAGTTTTCCCTGATTCGTCTTCGATTTCTTCAGTGACTTCGTCCTCGGCCTTTCCCAGTGGATCGCCATACGTATTTCCGCCTGAGTTAAAGATGGGCATTTTTCGCCAATGATCCCTAAGTTCAGCCACACCATCCAGCTGTTCAGTGGTGTTCCACATCTTGAATTTGACAACATCCCTAAATCTCTCATGCAAGAAAGGCGCAGACCATGGGTTTGTAGCCAGCTGTTCGTACATTTCTCTTTTAGCTGAAGGATTGGgcacagcagcagcaggacCAGGGTTGATCCACAACCAGAGTTGAGGTCGACAAGTTCCGCGAACAACGCTTGCAGTGTCAGAAACTGCATCCACTGGCTTGTCGAGCCCAAGGTTCTGAgtaaagaggaaggacaTGACAGCCATGTATGGCTTATCTGTGAACGGTCCTGTCCAGAATATGTGGAATATCCTGGGGTGCAAAGGATCGCAGGCGTCACGCGAGTCAAAACTTGCTGGGATATCGTAGGGTTCAGGAAGGGTAAGAGGGGTTTTGGATCCGCCAGTCGATTGCTTAACGTTGCGAGGCGCCATGGAGTGAGATTGGGAAGGAGTAGATTCCTCATAATAGAGCTGTTTATATTGAGTCAAATAGTTGCCCCTCCGCACCCGTTTGCCGATGTCAAGGCCTCCTCCAATCCTCAGGAATTCCAAGCAATCTCGCACGTACTAGTTTGATAAGCTTACACCTTGATAGAACGAGGAACAACTCACCTTGTTGGTGCCAAGATCGCACTTTTCCAACACTATGTCCAGATCCAAGATGGACCCCGGCATAGGCCTTGCCGGAAATCCAGGCTGACTTTCTCGCATGTCCCATACAGACAGATAGTGCCGCTCGGGGCCGTTCCCAGCTAAATGGGCGGAAGGGAATTTGTCTGCACGGTTTTGATATGCGACTAAaggagagggggaggatggggaggggaggagtGCAGCCGGTACGACAGGGTTTTTgagggagggagaaagCGGGAGATGGTCGGGAGCTAAGCAGCAAGTCAGCATGGGGAGAGGATAAAACCACTGATGACATACGATGTTCAGTACTCGGATAGTGCCCACTCAAGATCTCCCACTCCCATACCATCGCTGCCTCCTCCGGTGTGATGACCATTGTATCTGGGTCCACAAACGGAGGAGACCACGTTCTTTCACCCTGCCTTGTTTTTCTGAacccaagaaggaagaagcccACAATTACACTGACGATGAGTAGCAAAAGGACTCGGATGGGAGAATTGAGGCGTGGAATACGGGCGTAGAGGCGAGGTGGAATGGGAAGGTAGATTTTGAGATGGCGAGTTCTAGGCTTTGTGTGATAGGGTCTTGGCGATCCTAGGGATGATCCTGATGAGAGGGAGTGAGAGTCGGATGGGCGGCCGAAAGGAAGGCGGAGGGGGATGTATAAGGTGGTGAACCATCTAGAGTATGCAGAAGGGCCAGAGAGGCCGAAGCGGCGGTCGTCGTCCCATGCTGAGGTGGGGAGCGGTGAGCGGCGTGGCTTTGCGGGGTTGTGCCGCTTGATCTGGCCGAAGAGCGACATGCGGGCGAGATGGATGAGTGGATGAGTGGATGAGAGGATAAGAAGACAAGAGAATGACTGAATGAGATGGGGGACCAGAAACTGAAACACGCAGCAGTACAGCGCACCCACTTAGATCGGGACACCACGCCATATACACTGCACATACATCACACACCTATGGACACATTCTATATACCACGCCCCCATTACCGCTGCTCCACAACCACGGTCTCTGCACAGCGTCAGCACACATTCCACCACCACAACAGCCAActcactcttcctctccgcctTCGGCTTCTCCCGTCCAGCACGCGAGTGCTTCCGCCTCCTGTCCTCCTTGATATTCCGCGCTTCTATCATTTCCCTCTTCAGCTTCGTTGCATTGTGGATGCTCTGCGGCACAtgcctcctctccttgACTTCCCTGACTCCCTTCTCCCGGCTGTATCTCTCCACAAGTTTTTGTCGGTACTCGATAGCTTGACGCTCCTTGGTCGAAACTGGGCCGAGTTTCTTGGACGCATCCGATTTCCATATGCGCACATTGCCATCATCCGACGCGGAGAGAACAAAGTCGGCAGTAGGAGTGTAGCTGACGTCGAATACTCTACAGCAATGATTAGGATATGTCCATGAAAACTGCAAATCACGTCAAACTTGGGCTTACCTCTGCATCCGCTTGGTGTGGTAGACATCCCTTGACTTGCCCTCCTCTCTGTTCCATAACCGCACAGTTCTGTCATAGGACCCAGAGACAAATCCTTCGCCCGTCGGACTCCAGTCGCATCCCATGACACCACCAACGTGACCTTTGTAAATTTGATTAGGAGTTTCGAGGTTACGAATGTCAAATGTGTAGAGGTTGTGATCTTCTGagccgagaagaagaagggtgggGAGAGTAGGACACCACGAGAGGCAATTGGACGTGAACTGCGTACTGCTAAGCAGGAATCCCTCTGCAATGAATTAAAAAAATAATACCCACCTGTGTAACAATACGTCTCTCGGCCTTGCCCGTTCGAATATCGTACAAACACATTGTCCTGTCATTACCCACACTCGCCAACACACTGGTCTCGCTCTGGTTGAACTTGACGCCAGACACCGTCTCCATCGAGCTTCCAAACTGAAGTGTACTTAATGGTGCCGTCCTCTGCTCGTCCCAGATCTGCACAGTGTTTGAAGCAGTAGCAAATACCGCATCTGTACGGTGATGATCGATACTGTTTAAACCGTTCTTGGATGTGAAAGTCATGGTAGGCTCTAGATTTTGCCCCAACGCATCCCTCTTTGCCGAATCAAGCGACAAGCCTccgccttcctcctcatcatacCCGCTTTCTCCAATCGCTCCGGCCTGGTCCAAAAATCcacttccttcaccttgtCCAAGACCAAACTCATTGCCCTGAAAAGCATCCTTATCTCTTAAACCGGGAGCGAACGCCTCGCTTCGCCAAAGTTTGATGGTGCCGTCAAGTTTGCCGCAGGTGATCAGTCCTCTCCGACGGTCTTGCGCTTCAGACGTCCAGCATATACCACTGACCATACCTCTATGGGCTCCTGGTATTTTGAGCAATGGCCTCCTCAAGCCCAAAGAATGTACAATGACTTCGCCATCGCCCCCTCCCCCGGCAACAACACCAGCCCGTCTCGAGTCCTTACCCAGACAGTAGACACCGTCTTGATGACCACCAAGAGCGTCAACAAAAGGTTTAGCAAACATGCGGTCCATCTTTACGGCAGTTACAGCACGTGTGTATTCTCTTGGCTTTGCGAAGGGGTGGAGATGGGGTGCGAGGTTGTGCgagagaggatggggagcagtggaggaagaggggagaTGATCGTCCAGAGAGCGAGAGATGGTTTTTATTTTCTGGGGAGGATGAGCATGGGTTGTCTGAAGAGGCTTGAGCTTACCATTTTTGCGGTTGTTTTATGAAATATCTTTCGAAGAGACGACTTTGAGCGAGAGATGAACCAAAAATCTCCCTCCTTACAAAACAGTCGAATAATTGAATTACGTAACCTTTTGCCACCGTCGGCAGTCTCAACAGCTCACATAATAATGATCCAGTCGTCGGTTCGTTTGCTCATGTAAGCCGTCCTTCAttgctctctttcttcccttctttctttcctcttcatttatcgcttttttcttttcagaaATGAGCGaaccatcatctccagcTTCATCCCTCGATTTCTTTGAGTCGGACGGCTCAGCAGACTCTGACTACGATCAAGCACCACGCCGCACCCGAAAGCAGCCTCCCAAGAGACATGGAGCCCGGCGCGGTACAGTCACTCCCACAGCTTCAGGCTCAGGCTCTGGTACAAAAATCAAGATAAATTTGTCCTCTCTCCAACGACGAGCAGTAGAGGGCAGTACTGCTGTTgagcaggaagaagaaggggacgaggatgaagaaggatattTTGATGGTCTGATTGGTAAACGAGGAGTGGATCTTTCAGGTCAAACGCTGAAAGGCGATCATGCTTTGAGACCGCTCTGGGTAGATGATCGCGGTAATATGTGGGTACTTGGGTTCTTGGATCCGAACGCAACAAGTCATTGCTGACTAATGATGTCCGGCAGTATCGTTGAGGCCTTTGCTCCCTTTGCAAAGCAAGCGCAAGATTTTCTGGTTGCCATTTCCGAGCCAGTATCTCGGTGAATCATCCATCTAATTTGTTTTCACATGTTCACCCTGCTGACAGAGGGTACAGGCCCTCTCTCATACATGAATATCGCATAACCAAGCCTTCTTTACACTCTGCCATGTCAATTGGTCTCGAGACCAAAGTCATCATTGAGGTCCTCTCTCGTCTGAGCAAGACACCCCTTTCACCGCGACTTGTTGCGCGAATAGAGGAATGGACCGCATCATTTGGTAAAGTCCGGCTTGTATTGAAGGACAACAGATACTTTCTTGAAACCAGTGTCCCCGAATTCTTGCAGAAACTGATGAACGACGAAGTCATCAAGGAATGCATGGTGCATcgtgaagaggaagcaggTCCTACTGTATTtggagcagaagaaggtgctCGTCCGCGACGGGACTTTGCCATTCCTGGaacagaagaagctcgaaGACGAGAGAGGGGTGAAGAAGCCGAACAGACTCGCGAGAATGACGCTGTGTTGGGCGCAGTGATTGGGATTAACGAGGcagatgagatggatgatgaagatgacaagGTTCATTCGTTTGAGGTGTCTGGGGAGCGGATGGAGGATGTTCGAAGACGGTGCAAGGATATTGATCTTCCTGCATTGGAAGAGTACGATTTCAGAAATGACACGATCAACCCCAATCTCGATATACAGTTGAAGCCCATGACTGTCATCAGGCCATATCAGGAGATGAGTCTAGCCAAAATGTTTGGTAATGGTAGAGCCAGATCAGGTATCATTGTCTTACCTTGTGGAGCGGGAAAAACGCTGGTGGGCATAACTGCGGCATGTACGATCAAGAAGAGCGCGTTGGTGCTCTGTACTTCTGCGttcgtttcttttttctttttccctcgTTGTGCAACCCTCTGACGTTATTTCGGGTAGCGTATCGGTAGCCCAATGGAAGCAACAGTTCCTTCACTTCTCCAACATCTCGGAACGACAAATCTGTGCCTTCACCCAGggcgaaaaagaaatgTTCAGTACTTCGGCGGGTATCGTCATCTCAACCTATTCCATGATCGCCAAAACTGGCAAGCGAGCGCACGATGCGGAAAAGATGATGCAGTTCCTTCGGTCCAGGGAGTGGGGATTTTTACTGTTGGATGAGGTGCATGTGACCCCTGCGGATATGTTTAGAAAATGTATCAATAATTTCAAAGTGCATGCCAAGTTGGGTCTTACTGGTAAGTACTTTGCGGGTTCAGTGGAAATTGACATTTGATTTGGGGACTAACCGTGAAAATTAGCAACGCTGGTGAGGGAGGATGATAGGATTGGGGATTTGGGATACTTGATCGGTCCAAAGTTGTACGAAGCCAATTGGATGGATCTCGCTAAAAATGGTCATATTGCCACCGTCCAGGTATGTTTTCATTGTCCaactttttttccttttttccatACATTACTAACAAGACCAGTGTGCCGAAGTTTGGTGCCCCATGACTCCAGAATTTTATCGCGAATATTTACGGAATCCTTCTCGCAAACGCATCCTCTTGCACGCCATGAACCCGAACAAGATCCAAGCATGTCAGTTCTTGATCAATTATCATGAGAGCCGAGGCGACAAGGTGATCGTATTTTCCGACAATGTGTTTGCACTCGAGGTGAGTTTGGGTCTTGTAGGAATTTTAATTTTAATTTGTACTGACGGGACGAATTAGGCGTATGCGAAAAAGCTGGGCAAATCTTTCATCCACGGCGGGACGCCTGAAGGCGAACGATTACGGATTCTTTCGCGATTCCAACACGACCCCCAACTGaacaccatcttcctctccaaggTCGGTGATACCTCTATCGACTTGCCTGAAGCTACTTGCTTGATTCAGATATCTTCCCACTTTGGTTCTCGACGACAAGAAGCTCAGCGATTGGGTAGAATTCTGAGGGCAAAGCGAAGGAATGACGAGGGCTTCAACGCATTTTTTTATTCGCTCGTTTCCAAAGACACCCAGGAGATGTTCTATTCCTCAAAGCGGCAAGGGTTCTTGATTGACCAAGGCTACGCGTTCAAAGTGATCACCGAACTTCACGGTCTTCATAGCATGCCCAACCTCGTTTTCCCTTCCAAGGACGAACAGCTGTCATTGCTCGAGTCAGTATTGAACCAGGGCGATGCCGCAGCGGAGACGGCGGACCATTATATGAGGTTGAATGGGGGTAAGCATCTCAAGAGGATTGCGGGCGCTCAGCCGAGTACGAGTGGGATGACGGTGCAGAGGTTCATGGCACCTTTGGAGCATTTGAGTGGAGGGCAGAATATCAGTTATAGGGAACAGAACAAGAGTGtcaagtgagtttttttttcttctttttttctttctgaGGGGCAATGTAAACTAATCAGGGATTTCGTCTTTCCAGCAAGGAGTTGTCAAGAGAAGTGCGGCAGAATAAGAGGGCAGGGGGATCGAGTAGTGGGAAAGATAGCCATTCGATTTtcaaaaagagaaaaacaGAATTGGCGGCGGCCAAGAAGCAACGTGAGACCGAATTCTAAACACAACATTGGcatattttttttttttgaaaAAAGCGGTTTTTCATACCTTTTGTAGCAGtagataaaaaaaaaattcaTGGATAACTCGTCTGTTGTAACACACACAATTTACGATCGTGTGACCTCGCCGATATCCTCGTTCCACACTTTCCCGCCAGGACTGTTGATCCAGTCTTTCATCATGTTTTTGATCTC
The nucleotide sequence above comes from Cryptococcus neoformans var. grubii H99 chromosome 1, complete sequence. Encoded proteins:
- a CDS encoding WD repeat and SOF domain-containing protein 1 — protein: MSLFGQIKRHNPAKPRRSPLPTSAWDDDRRFGLSGPSAYSRWFTTLYIPLRLPFGRPSDSHSLSSGSSLGSPRPYHTKPRTRHLKIYLPIPPRLYARIPRLNSPIRVLLLLIVSVIVGFFLLGFRKTRQGERTWSPPFVDPDTMVITPEEAAMVWEWEILSGHYPSTEHPPDHLPLSPSLKNPVVPAALLPSPSSPSPLVAYQNRADKFPSAHLAGNGPERHYLSVWDMRESQPGFPARPMPGSILDLDIVLEKCDLGTNKYVRDCLEFLRIGGGLDIGKRVRRGNYLTQYKQLYYEESTPSQSHSMAPRNVKQSTGGSKTPLTLPEPYDIPASFDSRDACDPLHPRIFHIFWTGPFTDKPYMAVMSFLFTQNLGLDKPVDAVSDTASVVRGTCRPQLWLWINPGPAAAVPNPSAKREMYEQLATNPWSAPFLHERFRDVVKFKMWNTTEQLDGVAELRDHWRKMPIFNSGGNTYGDPLGKAEDEVTEEIEDESGKTASPKKKGGLFEKVGSSSESDYDRLSVILSDMARFIVTHRFGGIYLDADTIFLRDWEELWNYRGQFAYRWSWHEKYNTAVLKLHKGSALSTFLFKTALENGLDFHPMTVSRYLKDAGLDKLLFRVPDALFDPAWLNMERYQRDRPPFPYFPEFSVFFSNDKFDTAGPQPLGFDGFFRGAFSYHFHNFWWLPFDPSRNFPDLGHRFIKGERALRDAARSSSSGQAAQLVGDDVEPRDVLDPSQESVEGGADITSREDMDDELDLSWSTVLKRSFEGFLRGERPNAYGEWLEWGD
- a CDS encoding WD repeat and SOF domain-containing protein 1, giving the protein MKIKTISRSLDDHLPSSSTAPHPLSHNLAPHLHPFAKPREYTRAVTAVKMDRMFAKPFVDALGGHQDGVYCLGKDSRRAGVVAGGGGDGEVIVHSLGLRRPLLKIPGAHRGMVSGICWTSEAQDRRRGLITCGKLDGTIKLWRSEAFAPGLRDKDAFQGNEFGLGQGEGSGFLDQAGAIGESGYDEEEGGGLSLDSAKRDALGQNLEPTMTFTSKNGLNSIDHHRTDAVFATASNTVQIWDEQRTAPLSTLQFGSSMETVSGVKFNQSETSVLASVGNDRTMCLYDIRTGKAERRIVTQFTSNCLSWCPTLPTLLLLGSEDHNLYTFDIRNLETPNQIYKGHVGGVMGCDWSPTGEGFVSGSYDRTVRLWNREEGKSRDVYHTKRMQRVFDVSYTPTADFVLSASDDGNVRIWKSDASKKLGPVSTKERQAIEYRQKLVERYSREKGVREVKERRHVPQSIHNATKLKREMIEARNIKEDRRRKHSRAGREKPKAERKKTVVVEQR
- a CDS encoding DNA excision repair protein ERCC-3 encodes the protein MSEPSSPASSLDFFESDGSADSDYDQAPRRTRKQPPKRHGARRGTVTPTASGSGSGTKIKINLSSLQRRAVEGSTAVEQEEEGDEDEEGYFDGLIGKRGVDLSGQTLKGDHALRPLWVDDRGNIIVEAFAPFAKQAQDFLVAISEPVSRPSLIHEYRITKPSLHSAMSIGLETKVIIEVLSRLSKTPLSPRLVARIEEWTASFGKVRLVLKDNRYFLETSVPEFLQKLMNDEVIKECMVHREEEAGPTVFGAEEGARPRRDFAIPGTEEARRRERGEEAEQTRENDAVLGAVIGINEADEMDDEDDKVHSFEVSGERMEDVRRRCKDIDLPALEEYDFRNDTINPNLDIQLKPMTVIRPYQEMSLAKMFGNGRARSGIIVLPCGAGKTLVGITAACTIKKSALVLCTSAVSVAQWKQQFLHFSNISERQICAFTQGEKEMFSTSAGIVISTYSMIAKTGKRAHDAEKMMQFLRSREWGFLLLDEVHVTPADMFRKCINNFKVHAKLGLTATLVREDDRIGDLGYLIGPKLYEANWMDLAKNGHIATVQCAEVWCPMTPEFYREYLRNPSRKRILLHAMNPNKIQACQFLINYHESRGDKVIVFSDNVFALEAYAKKLGKSFIHGGTPEGERLRILSRFQHDPQLNTIFLSKVGDTSIDLPEATCLIQISSHFGSRRQEAQRLGRILRAKRRNDEGFNAFFYSLVSKDTQEMFYSSKRQGFLIDQGYAFKVITELHGLHSMPNLVFPSKDEQLSLLESVLNQGDAAAETADHYMRLNGGKHLKRIAGAQPSTSGMTVQRFMAPLEHLSGGQNISYREQNKSVNKELSREVRQNKRAGGSSSGKDSHSIFKKRKTELAAAKKQRETEF